One window from the genome of Desulforamulus ruminis DSM 2154 encodes:
- the recA gene encoding recombinase RecA — MSDKTKALELALSQIEKQFGKGSIMKLGDSTKLNIEAISTGALSLDIALGVGGLPRGRVVEIYGPESSGKTTIALHVIAEAQRLGGMAAFIDAEHALDPVYARRLGVDIENLLVSQPDTGEQALEICEALVRSGAIDVVVVDSVAALVPRAEIEGEMGDTHVGLQARLMSQALRKLTGIVSKSKTTVIFINQIREKVGVVYGSPEVTTGGRALKFYASVRLEVRKQENIKQGVDIVGSRTKVKVVKNKVAPPFKLAEFDMMYGTGISREGSILDVATDLKIVNKSGAWYSYGDERLGQGRENVKEFFKERPDLCQEIEGKVREKLSLGNTSLPGKDDLSLPAGDTEIS; from the coding sequence ATGTCCGATAAAACAAAAGCCTTGGAACTTGCTTTATCACAAATAGAGAAACAGTTTGGCAAAGGGTCAATTATGAAGCTGGGGGATTCCACCAAGTTAAACATTGAAGCAATTTCCACCGGCGCTTTGTCCCTGGACATTGCCTTGGGGGTTGGAGGCCTTCCCCGGGGGCGGGTGGTAGAAATTTATGGACCTGAGTCTTCCGGTAAAACCACCATTGCTCTGCATGTTATTGCTGAAGCGCAAAGACTGGGAGGCATGGCTGCTTTTATTGATGCGGAGCATGCCCTGGATCCTGTTTATGCCCGTCGTTTGGGAGTGGACATTGAGAATTTGCTGGTATCCCAACCGGATACCGGTGAACAAGCGCTGGAAATCTGCGAAGCCCTGGTCCGCAGCGGCGCCATTGACGTAGTAGTGGTGGATTCGGTGGCTGCTTTGGTTCCCCGGGCTGAAATAGAGGGCGAGATGGGGGATACCCATGTGGGCCTGCAGGCGCGCCTGATGTCCCAGGCTCTGCGGAAATTAACCGGTATTGTCAGCAAGTCCAAGACCACGGTTATTTTTATTAATCAAATCCGGGAAAAGGTTGGCGTTGTCTATGGTTCCCCGGAGGTTACCACCGGTGGACGTGCTTTAAAGTTTTATGCCTCCGTGCGCCTGGAAGTCAGGAAGCAGGAAAACATTAAACAGGGCGTGGATATTGTCGGCAGCCGCACGAAAGTTAAAGTTGTGAAAAACAAAGTGGCCCCGCCTTTTAAATTGGCCGAATTCGATATGATGTATGGCACCGGCATTTCCCGGGAAGGCAGTATTTTGGATGTGGCCACCGACCTGAAAATTGTTAATAAAAGTGGGGCCTGGTATTCTTATGGCGATGAAAGATTGGGTCAGGGCCGGGAGAATGTAAAAGAATTCTTTAAGGAACGACCGGATTTGTGTCAGGAAATCGAAGGCAAGGTTCGCGAGAAATTGAGCCTGGGGAACACAAGTTTGCCGGGGAAAGATGATTTAAGCCTTCCCGCCGGAGATACGGAGATTTCATAA
- a CDS encoding DEAD/DEAH box helicase yields the protein MSQEKVTRAFGDLQLDPRVVDGLIDMGFEEPTPIQQLAVPLVLAGHDIIGQAQTGTGKTAAFGIPLIQRLDFRKKGVQVIILTPTRELAIQVGEEITKIGRYRRIRVLPIYGGQSIDRQIKSLRQGVQVVVGTPGRLLDHLRRQTLKLDQITMAVLDEADEMLDMGFIEDIEEILRHTPPVRQTLLFSATMPDEITRLARQYLTEPKLVTVSKTNLTVPQIEQVYYEAPEKHKLEALCRLLDITDIAQGIVFCRTKRGVDDLVSGLQARGYTAVSLHGDLSQQQRNTVMRQFRSGEVELLVATDVAARGLDIEGVSHVINYDIPQDPEFYVHRIGRTGRAGRSGVAITIITPREYRQLRLIENITKTRIKRERLPSIADVVERQKEGIKDRLIRIMEEGKLGYYRSVIDALVDEYDPMDIAAAALKLSLDLEPSANEVDLDTVHFGNTGARPGMVRLFLTLGRKDRTSPAEIIKLFSDESGISGSKIGSINIYENFSFVEVPEDWANCVMSCLHRLNYKGRRLFVEPARARR from the coding sequence ATGAGTCAAGAAAAGGTTACACGGGCTTTTGGCGATCTTCAGTTAGATCCACGGGTTGTGGATGGTTTGATTGATATGGGCTTTGAGGAGCCCACTCCCATTCAACAGTTGGCTGTTCCTCTGGTTTTGGCGGGCCACGACATCATCGGCCAGGCGCAGACAGGCACCGGCAAAACAGCAGCCTTTGGTATTCCCCTGATTCAACGGCTGGATTTTAGAAAAAAAGGCGTTCAAGTGATTATTTTGACTCCCACCCGGGAGTTGGCCATCCAAGTGGGGGAAGAAATTACAAAAATCGGCCGCTACCGCCGTATTCGGGTACTGCCCATTTATGGTGGACAGTCCATCGACCGTCAAATTAAGTCCCTGCGTCAGGGAGTACAGGTAGTGGTGGGGACTCCCGGGCGTCTGTTGGACCACCTCCGGCGTCAGACTTTAAAACTGGACCAGATTACCATGGCGGTACTGGATGAAGCGGATGAAATGCTGGATATGGGCTTTATTGAAGACATTGAGGAAATCCTGCGCCATACTCCGCCGGTCCGTCAAACTCTGCTTTTTTCGGCCACCATGCCGGATGAAATTACCCGGTTGGCACGGCAATACCTGACGGAACCGAAGTTGGTCACCGTCAGTAAAACCAATCTGACCGTACCTCAAATTGAGCAGGTCTATTACGAAGCTCCTGAAAAACATAAGCTGGAAGCCCTTTGCCGGCTGCTGGATATAACCGATATCGCTCAAGGCATTGTTTTCTGCCGGACCAAACGGGGAGTGGACGATCTGGTATCCGGCCTGCAGGCCAGAGGGTATACCGCCGTATCTCTACATGGGGACCTCAGTCAGCAGCAGCGGAATACCGTTATGCGCCAGTTCCGTTCCGGCGAGGTGGAACTGCTGGTGGCTACGGACGTTGCCGCAAGGGGTTTGGACATTGAAGGGGTTTCTCATGTTATCAATTACGATATTCCCCAGGATCCTGAATTTTATGTGCACCGGATCGGTCGCACCGGCCGGGCCGGCAGATCCGGCGTGGCCATAACCATTATTACGCCCCGGGAATATCGCCAGCTCCGGCTGATTGAAAACATAACCAAAACACGCATTAAAAGAGAGCGCCTGCCCAGTATTGCCGATGTGGTGGAACGTCAGAAGGAAGGAATTAAGGACCGTCTGATCCGCATTATGGAAGAAGGGAAGCTGGGTTACTATCGTTCGGTTATCGACGCTCTGGTGGATGAATATGATCCCATGGACATTGCCGCCGCAGCCCTTAAATTATCCCTGGATCTGGAGCCGTCGGCCAACGAGGTGGATCTAGATACCGTTCACTTTGGCAATACCGGTGCGAGACCGGGTATGGTTCGCCTTTTCCTGACCCTGGGACGAAAGGACAGGACTTCACCGGCGGAAATTATTAAGTTGTTTTCCGATGAATCGGGAATTTCCGGAAGTAAAATTGGCAGCATCAATATCTATGAAAATTTCAGCTTTGTGGAAGTTCCCGAGGATTGGGCCAACTGTGTGATGAGCTGCCTGCACCGGCTGAATTACAAGGGACGTAGACTGTTTGTGGAACCGGCCCGGGCCAGACGGTAA
- the pgsA gene encoding CDP-diacylglycerol--glycerol-3-phosphate 3-phosphatidyltransferase, whose product MNLPNRLTLARIFLIPIFLAVVTLRIKYGDMIAAGVFVLAASTDGLDGYIARKNKQITTLGKFMDPLADKLLVSAALIVLVELGHLSAWVAVIIIGREFAVTGLRAIAAAEGVIISASKLGKWKTVSQIIAIVAMFLHNITLTIFGFDFGMAAMAVAVFFTIWSGVDYLAKGWHLLKKGDY is encoded by the coding sequence ATGAATTTACCCAATCGCTTAACCCTAGCCAGAATTTTTTTAATACCTATTTTTCTGGCAGTGGTCACCCTGCGTATAAAGTACGGCGATATGATTGCTGCTGGAGTGTTTGTACTGGCGGCCAGTACAGACGGCCTGGATGGATATATCGCAAGAAAAAATAAACAAATAACCACCTTAGGCAAGTTTATGGACCCGCTGGCGGATAAACTTCTGGTTTCAGCGGCTTTGATCGTGCTGGTGGAGCTGGGTCATTTATCCGCCTGGGTTGCTGTTATTATTATCGGAAGAGAATTTGCGGTTACGGGACTCCGAGCCATTGCAGCGGCAGAAGGCGTAATTATCTCCGCCAGCAAACTGGGAAAATGGAAAACCGTATCCCAGATTATTGCCATTGTGGCCATGTTTTTGCACAATATTACTTTGACCATTTTCGGATTTGATTTTGGCATGGCGGCCATGGCGGTGGCGGTATTTTTTACCATTTGGTCCGGAGTGGATTATTTAGCCAAAGGCTGGCATTTATTAAAAAAAGGAGATTATTAA
- a CDS encoding TIGR00282 family metallophosphoesterase: MRILMIGDIVGRPGRRAILDNLSYIRGELNLDFVIANGENAAGGHGITREIARELFAAGIDVFTMGNHVWNKKEIFEYIQKEKRILRPANYPPGTPGSGYNFFNVGAGPTLAIINISGRVFMQELDCPFRKVDEILKEIDNKTKIIFVDFHAEATSEKVAMGWYLDGRVSAICGTHTHVQTADERILPKGSAYITDVGMTGPRDSVIGVETEIVLEKFVTQLPRRFEVADTNYQLNAVMVEVDESTGRALEIERIFNLE, from the coding sequence TTGCGTATTCTAATGATTGGTGATATCGTTGGCCGCCCCGGCAGGCGAGCCATACTGGATAACCTTAGTTATATCCGGGGGGAACTGAACCTGGATTTTGTTATTGCCAATGGAGAAAATGCAGCCGGTGGTCACGGGATTACCAGAGAGATTGCCAGGGAGCTTTTTGCTGCCGGCATTGATGTTTTTACAATGGGCAACCATGTCTGGAATAAAAAAGAGATTTTTGAATATATTCAAAAAGAAAAAAGAATTCTTCGCCCGGCCAATTACCCGCCGGGCACTCCCGGCTCCGGGTATAATTTTTTTAATGTGGGGGCCGGACCAACCCTGGCCATTATTAATATCTCCGGAAGAGTTTTCATGCAGGAACTGGATTGCCCCTTTCGTAAGGTAGATGAAATTTTAAAGGAAATTGACAATAAAACCAAGATTATTTTTGTCGACTTTCACGCCGAAGCCACATCGGAAAAGGTAGCCATGGGTTGGTATCTGGATGGAAGGGTTTCGGCCATCTGTGGGACCCATACCCATGTCCAGACGGCAGACGAGCGAATCTTGCCAAAGGGCAGTGCCTATATAACCGATGTTGGCATGACCGGCCCCAGGGACTCGGTGATCGGCGTTGAAACGGAAATTGTGTTGGAAAAATTTGTTACCCAACTGCCCCGAAGATTTGAAGTTGCGGATACCAACTACCAGTTAAATGCCGTAATGGTTGAAGTGGATGAAAGCACCGGAAGAGCCCTGGAAATAGAAAGAATTTTTAATTTAGAATAA
- a CDS encoding stage V sporulation protein S: MEVLKVSAKSNPNSVAGALAGVLRERGCAEMQAIGAGALNQAVKAIAIARGFVAPSGVDLICIPAFTDVIIDGDERTAIKLIVEPR; encoded by the coding sequence ATGGAAGTGTTAAAAGTTTCAGCAAAGTCCAACCCAAATTCTGTAGCAGGAGCACTGGCTGGTGTTCTTCGGGAACGTGGCTGTGCGGAAATGCAAGCCATTGGTGCAGGAGCTTTAAATCAAGCGGTTAAAGCCATTGCTATTGCCAGAGGCTTTGTGGCACCCAGTGGCGTAGATTTGATTTGTATCCCTGCCTTTACGGACGTAATTATTGATGGTGACGAAAGAACAGCCATTAAGCTAATTGTAGAGCCCCGCTAG
- the rny gene encoding ribonuclease Y, producing MDLTQVILIVFVTVLVGLAAGFIIQKKIAEGKKASAEQQAKRILEEAEKDAEGKKREAIVMAKEEVLKLRNEMERDIRERRSELQRLERRLVQKEETLDRKMDSMEKKEDSLSRKEAEIENTKTELTVMLNRQLAELERISGLSSEEARQLLLNDIEKDLQHDMAVMIKDYENRAKEESEKRARDIISSAIQRCAADHVAEATVAVIPLPNDEMKGRIIGREGRNIRAFETLTGIDLIIDDTPEAVILSGFDPIRREVARLALERLISDGRIHPARIEEMVEKAQKDVEVQIREAGEQATFETGVHGLHPELVKLLGRLKFRTSYGQNVLKHSIEVCHLSGLMAAELGIDVKLAKRAGLLHDIGKAVDHEVEGPHVAIGVSLCQKYKESPEVIHAIAAHHGDEEPRTIEAVLVQAADAISAARPGARRETLESYIKRLQKLEEIAGTFEGVEKSFAIQAGREIRIMVKPEKIDDLAAIRLVRDVAKRIENELDYPGQIKVIIIRETRYVEYAK from the coding sequence ATGGATTTAACGCAGGTTATTCTAATTGTTTTTGTAACTGTCCTGGTTGGCTTGGCCGCCGGGTTTATCATTCAAAAGAAGATTGCTGAAGGAAAAAAGGCGTCGGCTGAACAACAGGCTAAAAGAATTCTTGAAGAAGCAGAGAAGGATGCGGAAGGTAAAAAACGCGAAGCCATTGTCATGGCTAAAGAGGAAGTTCTGAAACTGCGCAATGAAATGGAACGGGATATCCGTGAGCGCAGAAGTGAACTGCAACGTCTGGAGCGGCGTCTGGTCCAGAAGGAAGAAACCCTGGACCGGAAAATGGATTCTATGGAGAAAAAAGAGGATTCTCTGAGTCGTAAAGAGGCGGAAATTGAAAATACCAAAACGGAATTAACAGTGATGTTAAACAGGCAGTTGGCAGAATTGGAGCGGATTTCGGGACTTTCCTCGGAAGAAGCACGCCAATTACTGCTAAATGATATTGAGAAAGATTTACAACACGATATGGCGGTCATGATTAAGGACTATGAGAACAGGGCCAAAGAAGAATCGGAAAAACGAGCCCGGGATATCATTTCCTCCGCCATTCAACGCTGTGCGGCAGACCACGTAGCAGAGGCGACGGTGGCGGTTATCCCCCTGCCCAACGATGAAATGAAAGGCCGCATTATTGGTCGGGAAGGCCGCAATATCAGAGCCTTTGAGACTTTGACAGGAATTGATTTAATTATTGATGATACCCCTGAAGCGGTCATCCTTTCCGGCTTTGATCCTATTCGACGGGAAGTGGCTCGGCTGGCTCTGGAAAGATTGATTTCCGACGGGCGGATCCATCCGGCCAGAATCGAAGAAATGGTGGAGAAGGCCCAAAAGGATGTGGAGGTTCAAATCAGAGAGGCCGGAGAACAGGCTACCTTTGAAACCGGAGTGCACGGGCTTCATCCGGAGTTGGTTAAATTACTGGGCCGGTTAAAATTCCGTACCAGTTATGGCCAAAATGTGTTAAAGCATTCCATTGAAGTTTGCCACTTATCCGGCTTAATGGCAGCGGAACTGGGAATTGATGTTAAGCTGGCCAAACGGGCCGGTCTGCTTCATGATATCGGCAAAGCGGTTGACCATGAAGTGGAAGGACCCCATGTGGCTATCGGTGTGAGTCTGTGCCAAAAGTATAAGGAAAGTCCGGAAGTCATTCATGCCATTGCAGCTCACCACGGCGACGAAGAACCCAGGACCATTGAAGCGGTTCTGGTACAGGCGGCGGATGCCATTTCCGCGGCACGTCCGGGAGCCAGAAGAGAAACACTGGAATCCTACATTAAGAGATTGCAAAAGCTCGAAGAAATTGCCGGCACTTTCGAGGGTGTGGAGAAGTCCTTTGCCATTCAAGCAGGACGGGAAATTCGCATTATGGTTAAACCGGAAAAGATTGATGATTTGGCGGCCATTCGCCTGGTGCGGGATGTTGCCAAAAGAATTGAAAATGAACTGGATTATCCCGGGCAGATTAAAGTGATCATTATCCGGGAGACCCGTTATGTAGAGTATGCCAAATAA
- a CDS encoding dipeptidase, which translates to MPVIDAHCDTLTVLGVQNRKLGVESAQGHLDLPRLKKGGIDVQFFAVFVSPDAVKTPAEYTWEIIDLFHEEMAANQGEIEKITCYAELRKVLDLGKKGAVLTIEGGEALHGKIELLHEYYQSGVRGLTLTWNGRNELGDGVGMGAAAAGLTSFGRMVVQEMSRLGMMVDVSHLSSPGFWDVIKEVKTPVMASHSNCWSICNHPRNLTDRQIRAIAGSGGVIGVTYVPQFIHDTVPNLERLLDHIDHLYKVGGIACIGLGSDFDGIDQLPEALDSAQRAVPNIKKGLLQRKYSQDELDKILGDNWLRLFKEVCG; encoded by the coding sequence ATGCCGGTTATCGACGCCCATTGTGATACCTTAACGGTATTGGGAGTGCAAAACAGAAAATTAGGTGTTGAATCCGCTCAGGGGCATTTAGACCTGCCTCGCTTAAAAAAGGGAGGAATCGATGTTCAGTTTTTTGCCGTTTTTGTCAGCCCGGATGCGGTTAAAACGCCTGCAGAATATACCTGGGAAATCATTGACCTTTTCCATGAGGAAATGGCCGCTAATCAAGGGGAAATTGAAAAGATTACCTGTTATGCGGAACTGAGAAAAGTTTTAGACCTGGGTAAAAAGGGGGCGGTTCTCACCATTGAAGGTGGAGAAGCCCTGCATGGAAAGATTGAGCTTCTTCATGAATACTATCAGTCCGGGGTAAGGGGACTGACGCTAACCTGGAACGGACGGAATGAGCTGGGAGACGGTGTAGGCATGGGAGCTGCCGCCGCGGGACTTACCTCCTTTGGCAGAATGGTGGTGCAAGAGATGTCCAGACTGGGCATGATGGTGGATGTGTCCCATTTATCCTCACCGGGATTTTGGGATGTAATTAAAGAAGTTAAAACACCGGTCATGGCTTCCCATTCCAATTGCTGGAGCATTTGTAACCACCCCAGAAATTTAACGGACCGGCAGATCAGGGCCATTGCCGGAAGCGGAGGCGTGATCGGCGTGACCTATGTGCCGCAATTTATCCATGATACAGTTCCTAATTTGGAGCGGCTGCTGGATCATATTGATCATTTATATAAAGTAGGAGGGATTGCTTGTATTGGTTTGGGCTCTGATTTTGACGGCATTGATCAACTGCCTGAGGCTTTGGATAGTGCCCAGCGGGCGGTTCCCAACATAAAAAAAGGATTATTGCAAAGAAAATATTCTCAGGATGAACTGGATAAAATCCTGGGAGATAACTGGTTGCGCCTGTTTAAAGAAGTTTGTGGCTAA
- a CDS encoding PHP domain-containing protein, whose translation MTLKADLHIHTTASDGSDTPAEVVQKALEAGLRAIAISDHDTLSGVKLAQQAAEGHGLEVLSGVEVNTYYEGREIHILGYLIDPNHPYFNDQLKKLQGDRLERVQQMIKKLKTFKINILLNRVLEIASGASVGRPHLAQAMVEKGYVTTRQEAFNLYIGAGKKAFIPRENLSPKDAIQLILQCRGVPVLAHPGLSKVENLLPELVSCGLKGLEVWHVSHPRLLEEHYHKVAQKYRLIATGGSDYHGTGHDVCNRLGAICAPYESVLQLKELAGK comes from the coding sequence ATGACTTTGAAGGCTGATTTGCATATCCATACCACAGCATCGGATGGCAGCGACACCCCTGCAGAAGTTGTCCAAAAGGCATTAGAAGCGGGACTTCGGGCCATAGCCATTTCCGATCATGATACGTTATCCGGGGTTAAGCTGGCTCAACAGGCGGCAGAGGGGCATGGGCTGGAAGTGTTGTCGGGAGTTGAGGTCAACACCTATTATGAGGGGCGTGAAATTCATATCCTGGGTTATTTAATTGATCCCAATCATCCCTACTTTAATGATCAATTAAAAAAACTGCAAGGGGACCGTCTGGAAAGAGTCCAGCAAATGATAAAAAAACTAAAGACATTTAAAATAAACATTCTTTTAAACAGAGTGTTAGAGATTGCCTCCGGAGCCAGCGTTGGTCGGCCTCACCTGGCACAAGCCATGGTGGAAAAGGGTTATGTAACCACTCGGCAGGAGGCCTTCAATTTATATATCGGGGCAGGAAAAAAAGCCTTTATTCCCCGGGAAAATTTGTCCCCTAAGGATGCCATTCAATTGATTCTTCAATGCAGGGGAGTGCCGGTGCTGGCACACCCGGGATTGAGTAAAGTGGAAAACCTGCTTCCGGAATTGGTTTCTTGCGGACTGAAAGGCCTGGAAGTTTGGCATGTCAGTCATCCCCGTCTACTGGAAGAACATTACCACAAAGTAGCCCAAAAATACCGTTTAATTGCAACCGGGGGCTCTGATTACCATGGAACAGGGCATGATGTCTGTAACCGTCTGGGGGCCATCTGCGCACCCTATGAAAGCGTTCTGCAATTAAAGGAATTGGCCGGGAAGTAA
- a CDS encoding AAA family ATPase has translation MLKEISLGLGAALLVFALTAGYDVTPLIFLVAFGGGLFYLASVKGLGKGFAAKTNAPRRRDISFEDIGGQASAVKELKEALEFIKNEIAMQRLGIRPIKGILMTGPPGTGKTLMARAAANYTDSVFVSASGSDFVEMYAGVGAQRVRKIFQTARETAGKQKKKSAIIFVDEIEVLAAKRGQNSSHMEYDQTLNALLVEMDGLKVDDEVRLLVMAATNRVDMMDPALLRPGRFDRQVKVELPDKTGRLEILMLHTKNKPLADDVNLSLVARETFGFSGAHLESLANEAAILAMREDLKEIHYRHFHEAVDKVIMGEKLDRRPNPEELKRVAIHETGHALISEWVRAGSVSTLTVTSRGGALGYMRQNPEDDTYLYTKEYLENQIAIMLAGAVAEEVVLGNRSTGASNDYEKALHTAETIIKAGMSPLGVVSLENLPPETKHRVISEIIQQQEQRINGYLKERNSFLTSTVEILLEKEKISGDEFRDLVQQKSVA, from the coding sequence TTGCTCAAGGAAATTAGCCTGGGTTTAGGAGCCGCACTGCTGGTATTTGCCCTGACGGCAGGCTATGATGTAACTCCCTTGATCTTTCTGGTGGCCTTTGGCGGAGGATTATTTTATCTGGCCAGTGTAAAGGGGCTGGGGAAGGGCTTCGCGGCCAAAACAAACGCTCCCAGAAGGCGGGACATATCCTTTGAAGATATTGGCGGACAAGCATCGGCAGTTAAAGAATTAAAAGAAGCATTGGAATTTATTAAAAATGAAATTGCCATGCAGCGATTGGGGATTCGGCCTATAAAAGGCATTTTAATGACCGGTCCGCCGGGAACCGGCAAAACACTCATGGCCAGAGCGGCAGCCAATTACACCGATTCGGTGTTTGTGTCTGCCAGTGGATCTGACTTTGTGGAGATGTATGCGGGGGTTGGGGCCCAGCGGGTAAGAAAGATCTTTCAAACCGCCCGGGAAACAGCCGGCAAGCAAAAGAAAAAAAGTGCCATTATTTTTGTGGATGAGATTGAAGTGCTGGCTGCCAAACGGGGACAAAATTCCAGTCACATGGAATACGATCAAACCCTGAATGCACTGCTGGTGGAGATGGACGGACTAAAAGTGGATGACGAGGTAAGGCTGCTGGTGATGGCCGCCACCAACCGGGTGGATATGATGGACCCGGCCCTGCTTCGGCCCGGCAGGTTTGACCGTCAAGTAAAAGTAGAACTGCCGGATAAAACCGGACGTTTGGAAATCCTGATGCTGCATACCAAAAACAAACCCTTGGCCGACGATGTGAACCTGTCTCTGGTGGCCAGAGAGACCTTTGGCTTTTCCGGGGCGCATCTGGAGAGCTTAGCCAATGAAGCAGCCATTTTGGCCATGCGAGAAGATTTAAAAGAAATCCATTACCGGCATTTTCACGAGGCCGTTGATAAGGTGATTATGGGTGAGAAGCTGGATCGCCGTCCAAATCCCGAGGAATTAAAACGGGTGGCCATTCATGAAACGGGACACGCCCTCATCAGTGAATGGGTCCGGGCCGGGTCGGTTTCAACCCTTACCGTTACTTCCCGAGGTGGCGCTCTAGGGTACATGCGCCAGAATCCCGAGGATGACACCTACCTTTACACCAAGGAATATCTGGAAAATCAAATTGCCATCATGCTGGCCGGGGCTGTGGCCGAAGAGGTGGTTCTGGGCAATCGCAGTACCGGAGCCTCCAACGACTATGAGAAGGCCCTGCATACGGCTGAAACCATTATTAAAGCAGGTATGTCCCCGCTGGGTGTGGTCAGCCTGGAAAACCTTCCTCCGGAGACAAAACACCGGGTGATCTCGGAAATCATTCAGCAGCAGGAACAGCGAATTAACGGCTACCTTAAGGAAAGAAACAGTTTTCTAACTTCTACCGTGGAAATACTACTGGAAAAAGAAAAAATATCCGGTGACGAATTTCGTGATCTAGTACAACAAAAATCTGTTGCATAA
- a CDS encoding competence/damage-inducible protein A: MVQAEIIFTGTELLVGEVLNSHAQYLGRRLTEMGIEVIQHTTVGDYWGRMGLVLLQALERADLIFITGGLGPTIDDLTKETVAEVLELDMKLDEASLQAIKAYFADRGTEMPANNIKQAHFPEGARILPNSRGTAPGAIVETGKKAIIILPGPPWELETMFESSVVSYLNSLPHRGVLCTSKIFKLTGINESSVQELIVDLCGQSNPEIAFLVQPGMVEVRITGQGETLEEASALVHDLSEQVRRRLFQYIFAEDNEKIEQVLGQLLMDAGLTISLAESCTGGLIQARLSEIPGASRYLAGGIVAYNHQIKEKLLGVPGEILSQFGAVSRQTAIAMAEGVRRELNSNIGLAVTGVAGPTSPEGKPIGLVYIALSSPTGTCFREYRFPGERKAIRNGTVNAALKMAKHFLQGK, translated from the coding sequence ATGGTGCAGGCGGAAATTATTTTTACAGGAACGGAATTACTGGTTGGTGAAGTGTTAAACTCTCATGCCCAGTACCTGGGTCGTCGTTTGACCGAGATGGGTATTGAAGTTATTCAACATACAACGGTCGGTGATTATTGGGGGCGCATGGGTTTAGTGCTCCTGCAGGCTTTGGAACGAGCAGACTTAATTTTTATTACAGGGGGGCTGGGCCCCACCATTGATGATTTAACCAAAGAAACGGTTGCGGAAGTTCTGGAACTGGACATGAAATTAGACGAGGCATCCTTACAAGCCATTAAGGCTTATTTTGCCGATCGGGGAACCGAAATGCCCGCTAATAACATAAAGCAGGCTCATTTCCCCGAGGGTGCCAGAATTTTGCCCAATTCCAGGGGAACTGCTCCGGGGGCCATTGTAGAGACCGGGAAAAAGGCTATTATTATACTGCCCGGACCACCCTGGGAATTGGAGACTATGTTTGAGTCCTCGGTGGTCTCCTATCTGAACAGTCTTCCTCACAGAGGGGTTCTCTGTACTTCCAAAATCTTTAAGCTGACCGGGATTAATGAAAGTTCTGTTCAGGAACTAATTGTGGATTTATGTGGGCAAAGCAATCCGGAAATTGCCTTTTTGGTCCAGCCCGGCATGGTGGAGGTAAGGATAACCGGCCAGGGAGAAACCCTGGAAGAGGCATCGGCTTTGGTACACGATTTATCCGAACAGGTGCGGCGCCGGCTGTTCCAGTATATCTTTGCCGAAGATAATGAAAAGATTGAACAGGTTTTAGGGCAACTGCTAATGGATGCGGGGCTGACCATCAGTCTGGCGGAATCCTGCACCGGAGGCCTTATACAGGCGCGGTTGTCTGAAATACCGGGCGCCTCGCGGTATTTGGCCGGGGGTATTGTGGCTTACAACCATCAGATTAAGGAAAAACTGCTGGGGGTTCCCGGTGAAATATTATCTCAGTTTGGCGCAGTCAGCCGCCAAACAGCCATCGCCATGGCGGAGGGCGTGCGGCGGGAATTAAACAGCAACATCGGCCTGGCGGTAACCGGTGTGGCCGGACCCACATCCCCGGAAGGAAAACCCATCGGATTGGTCTATATTGCTTTATCCTCACCCACCGGAACCTGCTTCCGGGAGTATCGTTTCCCGGGTGAGAGAAAGGCCATTCGTAACGGTACGGTCAATGCTGCCCTCAAAATGGCCAAGCATTTTTTACAGGGCAAGTAG